In Pseudomonas sp. ADAK18, a single window of DNA contains:
- a CDS encoding electron transfer flavoprotein subunit alpha/FixB family protein: protein MSDIIRRDPRAEWIARNRLHPLHAAMQPVQHSWMGPNGIIRKNVHGVGFIGPNGIKRIDRSGAQQGGAAKRSAAVEVQLPLHQVAVPAFYINVVPDMVGGRLSSHDRDLLGLARQLAGSDGAVLAVVFGEHKENAFATAGVDRLLVLDGHEFEGYSPEQRVQGLRAVDNQFSPLHWLLPDSRSGGGELGRRFAASLKERPATRVWQIKGQECIGRAGAGQEDLARPLPRLILAAAECADPVSETRHEVLPEELSTSLARSLPRIEDLGAVAVDPAAIPMAEAEFIFSGGNGVKDWALFHQTAAALGATEGASRVAVDDGFMARDRQVGASGTWVTARVYVAVGISGAIQHLQGIGACDKVVAINLDPGCDMIKRADLSVIGESAEILRALIAAVETYRSGAKRDAA, encoded by the coding sequence ATGAGCGACATTATCCGCCGCGACCCACGGGCTGAATGGATCGCCCGCAACCGTCTGCACCCGCTGCACGCGGCCATGCAGCCGGTACAACACAGTTGGATGGGACCTAACGGTATCATCCGCAAGAATGTTCATGGTGTCGGTTTTATCGGCCCCAACGGCATCAAGCGTATCGATCGCAGTGGTGCCCAGCAGGGCGGCGCGGCCAAACGGTCGGCGGCGGTGGAAGTGCAGCTTCCGTTGCATCAGGTTGCTGTCCCGGCGTTCTATATCAACGTGGTACCGGACATGGTCGGTGGCCGCCTGAGCAGCCACGACCGTGACTTGTTGGGCCTGGCCCGGCAGTTGGCCGGCAGCGACGGCGCAGTGCTGGCCGTGGTGTTCGGTGAACACAAGGAAAACGCCTTTGCCACAGCCGGTGTGGATCGGCTGCTGGTGCTGGACGGCCATGAGTTCGAGGGGTATTCACCGGAGCAGCGGGTCCAGGGCCTGCGGGCTGTGGATAACCAGTTCAGCCCGCTCCATTGGTTGCTGCCAGACAGCCGCAGCGGTGGCGGTGAATTGGGCCGGCGCTTTGCCGCAAGTCTCAAGGAACGCCCGGCTACACGGGTTTGGCAGATCAAGGGACAAGAGTGCATTGGCCGCGCCGGTGCTGGTCAGGAGGACTTGGCCCGTCCGCTGCCACGGCTGATTCTGGCGGCAGCGGAGTGCGCCGATCCCGTCAGCGAAACCCGTCACGAAGTGTTGCCGGAGGAGTTATCCACAAGCCTGGCCCGCAGTCTGCCGCGTATTGAAGACCTCGGTGCAGTGGCGGTGGACCCGGCAGCGATTCCCATGGCCGAGGCCGAGTTTATTTTCTCTGGCGGCAACGGGGTCAAGGACTGGGCGCTGTTCCACCAGACCGCCGCGGCACTGGGTGCCACCGAAGGCGCCTCCCGGGTGGCGGTGGACGATGGCTTTATGGCGCGTGATCGCCAGGTCGGCGCCAGCGGCACCTGGGTCACTGCGCGGGTTTACGTGGCGGTGGGGATTTCCGGGGCAATCCAGCATCTGCAAGGTATTGGTGCCTGCGACAAGGTGGTGGCGATCAACCTCGACCCTGGCTGCGACATGATCAAGCGTGCCGACCTGTCGGTGATTGGCGAAAGCGCCGAAATACTTCGAGCCTTGATCGCCGCGGTCGAGACCTACCGCAGCGGCGCCAAGCGCGATGCGGCTTAA
- the dgcB gene encoding dimethylglycine demethylation protein DgcB: MLNTLLPVLLFAALGLAVLGALRRMNMWRRGRSSKVDLIGGLLAMPKRYMVDLHHVVARDKYIANTHVATALGFVLSALLAILVHGFGLHNRILGYALLLASVLMFVGATFVYLRRRNPPSRLSKGPWMRLPKSLMAFSVSFFLVTLPVAGILPADFGGWLLAALLSVGVLWGVSEMFFGMTWGGPMKHAFAGALHLAWHRRAERFGGGRSTGLKPLDLADKTAPLGVEKPVDFTWNQLLGFDACVQCGKCEAACPAFAAGQPLNPKKLIQDMVVGLAGGTDAKFAGSPYPGKAIGEHGGNPHQPIVNGLVDAETLWSCTTCRACVEECPMMIEHVDAIVDMRRHLTLEKGATPNKGAEVLENLIATDNPGGFAPGGRMNWAADLNLPLLSDKKSVDVLFWVGDGAFDMRNQRTLRAFVKVLKAAQVDFAVLGLEERDSGDVARRLGDEATFQLLAARNIQTLAKYNFKRIVTCDPHSFHVLKNEYGAFDGNYQVQHHSTYMAELIDAGALNLGQHKGSSVTYHDPCYLGRYNGEYEAPRQVLRALGIEVKEMQRSGFRSRCCGGGGGAPITDIPGKQRIPDMRMEDIRETGAELVAVGCPQCTAMLEGVVEPRPRILDIAELVADALLEDSAPAKTPIKRPIQHESAEVH, translated from the coding sequence ATGTTGAACACCTTGCTTCCCGTTCTTTTGTTCGCCGCGTTGGGCCTTGCGGTCCTCGGCGCGTTGCGCCGGATGAACATGTGGCGCCGTGGCCGCTCATCCAAGGTTGACTTGATCGGCGGCCTGCTGGCCATGCCCAAGCGCTACATGGTCGACCTGCACCACGTGGTCGCGCGTGACAAATACATTGCCAACACCCACGTCGCTACCGCCCTGGGCTTTGTGCTGTCGGCGCTGCTGGCGATTCTGGTGCATGGTTTCGGCCTGCATAACCGCATCCTCGGCTATGCCTTGCTGCTGGCTTCGGTGCTGATGTTTGTTGGCGCTACCTTCGTTTACCTGCGTCGCCGCAACCCACCGTCGCGCCTGTCGAAAGGCCCGTGGATGCGCCTGCCGAAAAGCCTGATGGCGTTCTCCGTCAGCTTCTTCCTGGTGACCTTGCCCGTGGCCGGGATTCTGCCGGCAGACTTCGGCGGCTGGTTGCTGGCAGCGCTGCTGAGTGTGGGTGTGCTGTGGGGCGTGTCGGAAATGTTCTTCGGCATGACCTGGGGCGGCCCGATGAAGCATGCCTTCGCCGGTGCGTTGCACCTGGCCTGGCACCGCCGCGCCGAGCGCTTTGGCGGTGGCCGTTCCACCGGTTTGAAACCGCTGGACCTGGCCGACAAAACCGCGCCATTGGGCGTGGAAAAGCCTGTGGATTTTACCTGGAATCAACTGCTCGGCTTCGACGCCTGCGTGCAGTGCGGTAAGTGCGAAGCGGCCTGCCCGGCGTTCGCCGCCGGTCAACCGCTGAACCCGAAAAAACTCATCCAGGATATGGTTGTCGGCCTGGCCGGCGGCACCGATGCCAAGTTCGCCGGCAGCCCGTATCCGGGCAAGGCCATCGGCGAACACGGCGGCAACCCTCATCAACCGATCGTCAACGGCCTGGTGGACGCCGAGACCTTGTGGTCCTGCACCACCTGCCGCGCCTGCGTGGAAGAGTGCCCGATGATGATCGAGCACGTGGACGCCATCGTCGACATGCGCCGCCACCTGACCCTGGAAAAAGGCGCGACGCCGAACAAGGGCGCCGAAGTCCTGGAGAACCTGATTGCCACCGACAACCCGGGCGGCTTTGCGCCGGGCGGGCGGATGAACTGGGCGGCGGATTTGAACCTGCCATTGCTCAGCGACAAGAAAAGTGTCGACGTGCTGTTTTGGGTCGGCGACGGTGCCTTCGACATGCGCAACCAGCGTACCTTGCGCGCCTTCGTCAAAGTGCTGAAGGCGGCCCAGGTCGACTTTGCCGTGCTCGGTCTTGAAGAGCGCGATAGCGGTGATGTCGCCCGACGTCTTGGCGATGAAGCGACCTTCCAACTGTTGGCCGCACGCAATATTCAGACCTTGGCCAAGTACAACTTCAAGCGCATCGTCACCTGCGACCCTCACAGTTTCCACGTGCTGAAAAACGAATACGGCGCCTTCGACGGCAACTACCAAGTGCAGCACCACAGCACCTACATGGCCGAGCTGATCGACGCCGGCGCCCTCAACCTGGGCCAGCACAAAGGCAGCAGCGTGACCTATCACGACCCGTGCTACCTGGGGCGCTACAACGGTGAATACGAGGCTCCGCGCCAAGTGCTGCGGGCGTTGGGGATCGAGGTCAAGGAAATGCAACGTTCCGGCTTCCGTTCCCGCTGCTGCGGTGGCGGTGGCGGCGCGCCGATCACCGATATTCCCGGCAAGCAGCGGATTCCCGATATGCGCATGGAAGACATCCGCGAGACGGGCGCCGAGCTGGTGGCCGTGGGTTGTCCACAGTGCACGGCAATGCTTGAAGGTGTGGTCGAACCGCGTCCACGGATCTTGGACATCGCCGAGTTGGTGGCTGACGCGCTGCTGGAAGACTCCGCACCGGCCAAGACACCGATCAAGCGCCCTATCCAGCATGAATCTGCGGAGGTGCATTGA
- a CDS encoding electron transfer flavoprotein subunit beta: MTTHVISLVSIGAHPTSGRPRRAEQDARAVELGLQLAGDNLQVLHAGDIAEPTLRAYLGMGLEQLHVLEQPAGADALPVLGDYLREAGAQVVLTGSQAETGEGSGMLPFLLAEQLGWPLIVGLAQVESIESGVAHVLQALPRGQRRRLKVRLPFLATVDNAAPKPRQSAYGPAQRGELTAHDVQVLDDELFTGAVLQPAKPRPKRLKVIKAKSGADRMKAATAKASGGGGQVLKGVSAEEGAQAILKLLIEEGVVR; this comes from the coding sequence ATGACGACCCATGTAATCAGCCTGGTATCTATCGGCGCCCACCCGACCTCCGGCCGGCCACGCCGCGCGGAACAGGATGCCCGCGCCGTGGAACTGGGTTTGCAACTGGCTGGGGATAACCTGCAAGTGCTGCATGCCGGTGATATTGCTGAGCCGACCCTGCGCGCCTATCTGGGCATGGGGCTGGAACAACTGCACGTGCTGGAGCAACCCGCTGGCGCCGATGCCTTACCGGTGCTGGGTGACTATTTACGGGAGGCTGGCGCCCAGGTGGTGCTTACCGGCAGCCAGGCGGAAACCGGTGAAGGTTCGGGCATGTTGCCGTTCCTGTTGGCCGAGCAGTTGGGCTGGCCGTTGATTGTCGGCCTGGCCCAGGTGGAGTCTATTGAGAGCGGCGTGGCCCATGTGCTGCAAGCCTTGCCCCGTGGTCAGCGGCGGCGCTTGAAAGTACGTCTGCCGTTTCTCGCCACTGTGGATAACGCCGCACCCAAGCCTCGGCAAAGTGCTTACGGTCCGGCGCAACGTGGGGAGTTGACGGCCCATGACGTACAGGTACTGGACGATGAGTTATTCACAGGCGCGGTGTTGCAACCGGCCAAACCTCGGCCCAAGCGCCTCAAAGTGATCAAGGCCAAGAGCGGTGCCGACCGGATGAAAGCAGCCACGGCCAAGGCCAGCGGTGGTGGCGGGCAGGTGCTCAAGGGCGTTAGCGCCGAAGAGGGTGCCCAAGCGATTCTCAAGTTGTTGATTGAGGAAGGGGTTGTCCGTTAA